In the Paenibacillus sp. FSL R7-0337 genome, TTCATGACGGTATGGAATGACTTCTTCTGGCCGCTGGTGGTCTTGAAGAACAAGGAGCATTTCACGATTCAGATTGCATTGCAGCAGTTGTTCACTACACGTGACGGTCTCGATTACGGGATGATTATGTCCGCTACCTTCACGGCCACACTGCCGCTGCTGGTTGTCTTCCTGCTGTTCAGCCGTTGGGTGATTGCCGGACTGACTTCAGGCGCCATCAAGAGTTAACCGTCTATCTATTCTATAAGTAAGAGGATTTACAGAATGCTGTGAAGAATAATAATCAAGTGGAAACGGCTTTGCCGTCCTTATAGAGGACGGTACCGTTTCAGCGAGAAATAGAAGGATAAGTTAAGGTGTGAAACCTATTATTCTTCTATTTGGACAGAGACCGCAGGAGGAAGGGAACCGTCATGAAGCTCCGCCGCAAAATCTTGTTCGCTATTATTCTTCTCGTATTCATTCCCGTGATTGTCATGGGGATTGTTACGTATGTGAATTATTCGAATGCCATGGAGAAAAAATCAAGCAATTTCTACTGGATCTCCCTGCTGGAGACGGACCGCAAGCTGAAGTTCGCCCTCAGTGAGATTTCATCGATCACCAATTCTGCCATCACACAGCCTGCGATTCAGCAGTCGCTGAAGCAGCAGAATTTCGTCCTCACCTATGACCGCAAGCAGGAAATCAACAACCTGCTGATTAACCATCCGATGATCACCTCATTCAGCCTGTACGGCAAAGACCGGCTGCTGTATCAATACAATGCGCCGATGTCTTTTGCAGATATGCATAAGCAGGTCTGGTTCGGAGCCATGGAGTCTGCCGAAGGGCGTCCTGTTTGGTCCGGTCCCGGAGAGAACGGCTCGGCAAGCGGCGATAAGCCGGTGCTGGTCCATGCCAGAGTGATTAAGGACTATTATTCGCTGGAGGATATCGGCTATCTGGTTGTATATGTGAAGCCGGATCTGCTCGATCAGATTTTCTGGGAGGCTGCCACCCTGAAGAAAGGGGATATTCTGCTGGTCAACAAGCAGGGTAATATCGTCTTTAACAAGTCCGGGGAGCATATCGGAGAACGGACGGATTTTCCTTTTTTGCAGGAGAATTATAACCAGGAGCAGGACTATTACATTGACAATTATCAAGGGGAGCGTTCTCTGATCACTTTCCTGCCTTCACATAACGCGGACTGGTATCTGGCGGCCATTACGCCGATGAACCTGATCTCCTCCGAATCGGTCTCCATCCGCAATATTGCGATTATTCTCGGCATGGTGTCGCTGCTGTCGGCCTTCCTGTTCGACCGTTATTTCATCCGCAGGCTCGTCCGCAGCATTAACAGTGCCGTGAACGGCATGAAGCGGGTCAAGCAGGGGATCTTCACCCCGATTCCGGTACCGCTGCGGGCCAATGATGAGAGCGATTCCCTGATTGACGGCTTCAACCGGATGAGCTCGCAGATCAATGAGCTGATCGATCAGGTCCAGACCGAACAGGGACGCAAAAAGGAAGCGGAGATGCAGGCGCTGATGGCCCAGATCAACCCGCATTTCATCTATAATTCGCTGGAATCGATCAACTCCATGGCGGTGCTGGCAGGCAACCGGGATATCAGCAAAATGGTCATCTCGCTCGGCCGGCTGCTGCGGATCAGCATCAGTCAGAATCAGGAGCTGATCCCGCTGCAGATGGAGTTCGAGCATGTCCGCCATTACCTGGATATCCAGAAGTTCCGGTTCGAGGACAAATTCTCCTATGAGCTGGAGCTGCCCGAGCCGCTGAAATATGTGATGACCCAGAAGCTCATTGTTCAGCCGATTGTGGAGAACGCCTTGTACCATGCCATTGAGCAGATGGAGGAGCACGGAAGGATTACGGTTACCGCTCAGGAGAACGGCAAGGATATTATCATTATTGTGAAGGATAACGGGCCCGGCTTCGATCTTGAGGTGCTGATGAGCCAGTGGGACAAGGAGCGGAGCAATCCCAAGAAATACAGCGACAGCGGGGTTGGACTGAAAAATGTGCATGAGCGCCTGAACATCCGGTTCGGTAATCCCTATGGTATTCTGGTCTGCTCCTCACCGGGCTTCGGATCAGCCATCTGCATCCGGATTCCGAGGATACAGCCGACATGAGGGGGAGAAGCCAAATGAAGGACCAGCGGCATGTGCTTAGATGGTTGACCAACTGGGGATGGATTCTCCTCTATATTGTGCTGATGTCCGGCGCCGTATGGTTCATTATGCAGGAGGACCGGGAGCAAATTGAAGATACCTCGCCCGAGAAGATCACACTAACCTTCCGGCACTTCTGGATCAAGGAGCATGACCGGCCGCTGCTGGCGATCTTCGAGGAGGTTGTGCGCAGCTACCAGGAGAGCCATCCGAATGTGAAGGTGAACTTCGAGGGACTGGATCAGAATATACACCGCGAGCAGAAGCTGAAGAGTGAGATGGTAACCGGTACACCGCCCGATATGTTCGTTCTGTTCGGCGGGGCGGAGATTGAGCCTTATGTGCGTTCAGACCGGCTGATGGATCTGACTGATTTCACTGTAGAGAACGGTCTCAGCAACCAGTTCAAGGATCTGCATCTCTGGACGTTCAATAAGCATATCTACGGACTGCCGATTGAGGGTAATGCGGAACCGCTCTATTACAATAAAAAAATCTTCACCAAGCTAGGCATTAACACTCCGGCTACGTTGGCCGAGCTGGATACGGTGATGGCGAAGCTGAAGGCAGCGGGGTATATCCCGTTTGCGTTGGGGAACGAAGACCGCTGGCCTGCGGGGATATTCGCACATTATCTGATGGACCGCTACGCCGGACCGGACCTGATTCAGAAGCTGGTAACGGGCGAGGATAGGTCGAGCTTCCGCAGCAGCGGCTACCTGGAAGCGTTCCGGCACCTGAACAGATGGGTGGAGGCAGGCTATTTCAGTGAAGACTCTAACGATACCTCTACTGAGGGGGCGGTCCGTCTGTTCACTGAAGGGAGGGCAGCCATGTACCTGAACGGCAACTGGGATATCAATTTATTCTCGGGAGACAATGCACCGGACGATTTCCAGAGCCGGGTTGGAGTCATGCCCTTCCCTGCGCGGGAGGCCGGGTCAGAGCCGTCCATCGCCGGAGGGTATACAATCGGCATCGGGCTGTCTTCAAGCCTCACCGGAGCGAAGCGTACAGCGGCTCTGGAATTGATGAAGGGCTTCTATACGAAAGAGATTCAGACGCGAATTGTCTATGAGGGGCTCCGGATTCCGTCGATGCGGATTGCATTTGACCCGGAGAAGACCGGACCGGTCTTCGCCCAGGTGATGGATTTGATGGAGGAGAATCAGCAGAGCTTCGTCCCGTATGACAATCTGTTATCGCCTGAAGTGAAGAAGACCTTCCTCAGTGTCATTGAAGAGATGATTGACGGAGGGCTGAAGGCGGAGCAGGCCCTGCAGCAGCTGCAGGATGCATCCAAACAGTATTGGAATCTGATCCGGAGTTCTTCGGGTCAATAAGCCTGGGGGGTGTAGTAGATGAAGGAACAGCAGGAGAAATATAAGGTACTGCTCGTAGATGATGAGCCAATTATACTGCGTAGCCTGAAGGTTGCGATTCCATGGGATGAGCTGGGCCTGACCATTGTGGGAGAAGCGAAGAACGGCGAGGCCGCATTGCAGCAGATTCAGCAGACCGCACCGCACATCATTATCAGTGACATCCGCATGCCGGTGATTGACGGGATCACGCTAATGAAGGAGGTGCTGCCGCGCAGCGCCAAGCTGATCTTCATCTTCATTAGCGGCTACGGGGAGTTCGAATATGCCAGGGAAGCTCTGCGGCTGGGGGCCTTTGATTATTTGCTGAAGCCAATCGACCATGACGAGCTGGTGGAGATGCTTAAGCGGGCCAGGGAGCGCCTGGACCGCCAGAAGGAGAACGAGCAGCTGATGCTCTCGGTGCAGACCCTGTCGCTGCTGGCCCGCGAGCGTATGCTGGCCGAATTCACGCTGGGCAACCCGCGCCCGCTTCAGCATCTCAAATGGCTGGAGAACAGCGAGCTGGAAGGCGAATACTTCATGGCCGTGGTCCGTCTGGACGACTACGCCGCGCTGACGGCGAAATGGAGCGCTGAAGAGAAGCATCTGTGGCTGTTTGCCGTGCGCAATATCCTGGAGGAGTGGTCGCTCGAGAACGGGGCATTGTCCATCTTCCCGTTCTATAACGGGGAATGGATTCTGCTCTTCCCGGCTAGCCTAAATAACAGCAAGCGGGCACTCGGGGAGCAGCTCATTGCCGGGATCAAGCGCTACTCCAAGCTGAACTGCTCTGTCGGCATCAGCAGAAGCACCAGCGGGATTGATCAGCTTAGCACGGTCTACCCGTTAGCCTCCCAGGCGCTGTACCAGCGCTTCTATTCCGGCCAGGCCGGAGTCTTCCTGGAAGAGGAGGCAGTGGCGGCTGGCAACCGTGAGGTGCAGTATCCGAAGGAGCTGGAGCTGTCCTTAATTGAGTGCATCCGCACGTTGAACCTGGAGCGGATGCTTACTCTTTTTGACGAGATGTCCCTCTTCATTGAAGCCCAAAGTTTGCCCCAGCCGCTGGCCGAGCGCCTGATGATTGAGATGAGTGTGGTGCTGTACCGGCAGTTCGCACATCTGAATACCCATAATGACTGGTCCATTGAAGGGCTGCTCAGCAAGCTGAACGGACTCGGCACACTGCCGGACATGATGAATGTCCTGAAGTCCACCTTCCGCGACTGGCTGGAGCAGAGTCATAAGACCGCTGCCCGGGAAGACGGCCGGAGCATCATTGATAAGGTTCAGCGGTACATTGAATCCAATTACCATAAGGATCTCAGCATCGAGGAGGTATCCGAGGTGGCCGATCTCAGCATCAGCCATTTCTGCACTCTGTTCAAGCAAATCTCCGGCTACACATTCCTCGAATTCGTTACCCACTGCCGGATGGAGAACGCCAAGTACATCCTGCGCAGCAGCAATGTGAAGGTCTATCAGGTCGCGCCGCTGGTCGGCTATCAGGACCCGAGATACTTCACTCAGGTATTCAAAAAAGCGACCGGCAAGACCCCCACAGAGTACCGCGAGGAGCATGTGAAGCAGGCTTAGCCAGGGGGGACCAACATCTACATAGACACAAGATACGCGTAAGCGCCTAAGGAGACTTAGGTGCTTCTTGTCGTTTGCTGAAAGGGATAAATCCTGTTGAATGCGATGGAAGTGGGCGATAGGGAGAAATGAAATGGTTTGTCCCAAACGCTCTTGTCCCCAGATTTTATTTGTTCTCTTTAGCGGTGAAAAGCCGGGCACAAAGGCAGCCTCTTTCGCTTTTACGCGGGTCGTTCCGTCCGCTCCGCTGTTTAAGCAGGATACGAAACAACACCCAAGCACAAGTAGAATGCCCTATAAATTCTATTTCGAAAATAGAAAGCAGTAATTCGGTAAAAAATAGACAGATAGAATAACATCTATAAATAACTAGACAAATATAATTAAAGTCTATATATTAGTAAACATATTAGATACATATCTATTTAGTCTATTTTGAATAATGGAGGATGTTAACGTGTTAAGTAACAAGTATGTACGGACTATTATGCTGTCGAATGTACTATTGCAGCTCGGGGTGTGGGTGCGGAATTTTGCGATTCTGCTGTATGTGACGGAGATTACGCAGAATGATCCTTATTATGTCTCGCTCATTTCGGTGGCTGAATACGGCCCGCTCTTTCTGTTCGCGATCATCGGAGGAACCTTCGCAGACCGCTGGCGGCCCAAAAGGACCATGATTGTTAGCGATCTGTTGTCCGCTTGCTCAATCTTTGTTGTGCTGCTGGTGGTCATGTCAGGCTCATGGCGGGCCCTGTTGTTCGCAACGCTGGTGTCGGCTATCCTGTCCCAGTTCTCACAGCCCTCGGCGATGAAGCTGCTCAAGCAGCATGTGCCTGAAGAGAAGTTGCAGAGTGTAATGGCTATGTTTCAGTCGCTTACGGCGTTCTTCATGGTCATTGGTCCGGTTATCGGCACCTTCATCTATAGTCATTACGGCATTGAGGCCTCACTTGCTGTGATGGGCGGGATGTTCATCGGCTCGGCGCTCATTCTGGTCAAGCTGCCCGCTGACCGGATGGAGGAGACCGGACAGGCCCGCAGCGGGTTCCTGACGGAGATGCTATCCGGACTGAATTATGTGCGTGCAAGCCGGGTGCTGAAGAACCTTGGAGTAACCTTTGCCTTCGCCGGGCTTGCCGCCGGACTGGTTCAGCCGCTGGGCGTCTTCATCATTATGGAGAATCTGGGCAGAGACAAAGGCTTCCTGCAGTGGGTAATGATGGCGAATGGAGCGGCGATGCTGCTGGGCGGAATGTTTATTATGAGTAAAGGCAAAACTATGAAGCCGCAGACAATGTTATCCCTAGGCCTGCTGATCAGTGCGGCCGCAACGGTAGGAGTAGGCTGGTCGCATCATACAGCGCTGACGCTGGCGCTCCAGACGGTTAGCGGCTTCTTTTACCCTTGTATTCATATCGGTATCAATACTCTGTTGCTCCGTCATACGGACACTGCTTATATGGGCAGGGTGGGCGGCATTATGGGGCCGATGTTCATGGGCTTCATGGTGATCGGAATGTCTGTAGCCGGCTATGCAAAAGGTATACTCTCCTTATCCACAGTCTTCACAGGGAGCAGCGTACTCTTCATGATTGCGGTGCTGATTATGCTGCCGCTGCTCAGAACGAAGGAGGCGGGCAGAGAAGCACTTCAGAGCCGAGTATGACATTTGTCATATGTCAGAGTTGATATTTATGACTTACGGGGATGACACTTCTTTCTTTATACTGTAAATATAAGAAGTATCCTTGAATGGATGCATCCGAGGAGGAACCGATCCCGATGACCAACAACCAGATACCCCAGCTCTCTACATTGAAGAAAAGCGTAGCCCCTTACGAGAAAACAGACCGCAACACGAGCATAAAACAGCTCATTAATACGCTTGGGCCGCTGGTGCTGCTATGGACTGCAGCCTATTTCAGCTTATCCGTGTCCTACTGGCTGACGCTGCTGTTCGCTATTCCGGCTGCAGGCTTTGTCATCCGTACCTTTATTATTTTTCATGACTGCTGCCACGGGTCGTTCTTCAAGAACCGTAAGGCCAATGATATTCTCGGTACCATCACAGGCGTGCTTACCTTGGTCCCTTACCGTCAGTGGAAGCACAGTCATTCGATTCATCATGCCGGAAGCAGCAATCTCGACAAAAGAGGCATCGGGGATATCTGGATCATGACAGTGGATGAATATGTGGCTGCCAAGCCGCTCACGCGGCTCTATTATCGTATCTACCGTAACCCGCTGGTAATGTTCGTCATCGGACCGATTGCTGTTTTCCTTATCCAGTACCGGTTCAATGCCAAAGGCGCAAGACGCAAGGAACGGATGAATACGTATCTGACCAATGTGTCCATAGTCGGTTTGTACGCCGGGATTATTATGCTCATAGGCTGGCAGGCGTTCCTGCTGGTGCAGCTGCCAATCGTATTCGTATCCGGCTTCCTCGGCATCTGGCTCTTCTATGTACAGCACCAGTTTGAACATACCTATTTCGAGCATGATGAAGAGTGGAGCTATGTGAACGCCGCTGTAGAAGGAAGCTCTTACTATAAGCTGCCGAAGGTACTGCAATGGATTACCGGCAATATCGGATTTCACCATGTGCATCACTTGAGCCCGAAGGTGCCGAATTACAATCTGGAATTGGCCCACAATGCCAGCCCGCCCTTGCAAAAGGCAACCACCATTACACTCAGCACCAGTCTTGAAGCGCTGAAATACCGCCTTTGGGATGAGGAGCATAAGGTATTCCTCAGCTTCAAGCAGTTGAAGCAGCGGCTGCGCCAGAACGAGCCTGCCGTCACAGATGTCCTTAAGGTAATCAAGCCGGGATTCCAGAGCGAATAGAAGCGATAACATGATAACATGCAGAAAGACAGATCCGGGGAGCAGGATGCCGGGTCTGGTCTTTCTTTTTAGAATATACACAGGTTACTGTGAAGGAAGTTGCCGGTCGTAGGCTGGTTTATGTTAAAATGGGGGTATAAACTTGCTGGCAAAAAGGATGGCTAACATGCAGAAGTGGCATCATATTTTTCATAAAAGCACGGGACTGAGCCCTTATGTATGGGTTGTTTTTTACATTCTCCCATTTTATTTCATCTTCCGTTCCTCCACGGCGGACCGCTGGGTGTATGGCATCCTGATGATTATGGTCTTCTTCGGCTGCTACGTGCTGTCGTTTAAGTCGAGGGGTTGGGTGGTCTATTTCTGGACCAGTGTGCAGATGGTGGTCTCGATTACGATGACGCTGCTGTTCGGGTATATGTACTTTGCGTTATTTCTGGCTTTTTTTATCGGGAATATTCAGAAAAGAGCAGCCTTCTTCACCCTATATCCGATCCATCTGCTGACGACTATTGTAGCGATTAACTATGAGCTGATTATGCGCAATCCTGTATTCCTCTCGCAGCTTCCCTTCGTGCTGGTCAGTATCATTGCGGTGGTACTGCTTCCGGTCACAACGTATAACCGCAACAGGCAGGATAAGCTGCAGGGGCAGCTGGAGGATGCCAACAAACGGATCTCTGAGCTGGGCATTATGGAGGAGCGTCAGCGGATCTCCCGTGATTTACATGATACGCTGGGGCAGCGACTGTCGCTGATTGGACTGAAGAGTGACCTCGCGGGCAAGCTGATTACCAAGAATCCGGCGCAGGCTATCATCGAAATTAACGATGTCCGTATGACGGCCCGCAGTGCGCTGAAGGAAGTCCGCGAGATGATTACGCAGATGCGGGGCATCCGGCTGGAGGATGAACTGGTGCGGGTCCGCCAGCTCCTTCAGGCTGCCGGGATTGATTATGAGCTGGAAGGTAACACCGATTTAACCCAGACCTCGCTGATTACCGAGAACGTGCTGAGCATGTGTATGAAGGAGGCGGTAACGAATGTGGTCAAGCATAGCGGGGCCTCACTCTGCCGGATTCAGATTGAATCCTCGCGGACCGATCTGCTCATCAAGGTGAAGGACAATGGCGGAGGAATTGAGGGGACCAAGCTATATCATAAAGGGCATGGCCTGCAGGGTATGAGGGAGAGGCTGGAGTTCGTCAACGGTTCGATGGAAGTGATCCAGGATGAAGGAACTACACTGGTGATTAAGGTGCCGAATGCGTCGCAGCAGCCGGACATGGAGGTGAATGCGCAATGATATCAATCGTGATAGCCGAAGACCAGCGGATGCTGCTGGGAGCACTATCGGCTCTGCTGGACCTGGAGGAAGATATGCGGGTGGTCGGTAAGGCGGGCAACGGGGAAGAAGCCGTGAAGCTGGTGAAGCAACTGCATCCGGATATCTGTATTATGGACATTGAAATGCCCGCCATGACGGGTCTGGAAGCGGCAGAAGCGCTGAAGGGGGAAAGCTGCAAAATCATGATTTTGACCACCTTTGCCCGGGCAGGGTATTTCGAGCGTGCGGTCAAGGCCGGAGTCGACGCCTATCTGCTTAAGGACAGTCCGAGCGAAGAGCTGGCGCTGTCGATCCGCAGTGTCATGGACGGCAAGCGCATGTACGCGCCAGAGCTGATGGATGAGGCTTACAGCAAGGAAGCAAATCCGCTGACCGAGCGGGAGAAGGAGGTGCTGGGGCTCATCGCAGACGGCAAGAATACGAAAGAGATCGCCAGCCAGCTCTATATCACCACCGGAACGGTCCGCAACTATATCTCGGTCATTCTGGACAAGCTGGATGTAGGCAACCGGATCGAGGCGATTACACGCTTTAAGGAGAAAGGCTGGTTCAAATAAAATATCCCTGCGGGGAAGCAGGAACGGCGGCTGTCTTATGAGGGCTGGCCGTTTTTTTTGTTCAAATATAAGAATTTATATGTTGCACACAATAAATTATCCTTCTATTTCTCGCTGAAACGGTACCGTCCTTTAAAAGGACGGCAATGCTGTTTCCACTTGGAATATAGAGTGTACATATATCGCTTAGAACAGAGCTTGACTAGAAGTGAATCTAGGACCTATCACCCATTTTCTATCTGTAAGCGGTTACTCTATTGGATCGGACGCCAAGATTTGTTAATATAAATGCAAACATGTGATCTTATTTGTAGTCGTTTTGTGATGTTATTTGTAGTCGTTTTATGTGAAGTTGGGTAATAAATACTTGTGCCCCGTATGCACGTTTATTCATTCTGCTTACATCCTAATTCAGCCGGGAGGAATCTAATTTGCCAGAGCTAACATCCACGTACGTCGATTCACTTGCACCTAATGCTGCTGCGATCAAGAACGGCCAGGGGCTGGTCCGCAAGAAGAGCTTTGTGGAGCTCCATCAGTCGGAGAACGGAGAACTATTGTTCGGAAAATGTGCCGGAAGCGGCAAAACGCCCTATGAGTGCTCAGTGGACTTCATCGCACCAGACAGCCCGGTCTTCCGCTGCAGCTGCCCTAGCCGCCAATTCCCCTGCAAGCACGCATTAGGTCTGCTCTATGCCTACACCGAAGGCCAGACGTTCACGCCTGCCCCGGTTCCTGAAGACATTGCATCGAAGCGCGAGAAGGCGGAGAAGCGGGAAGAGAACAAGGTGAAGCAGGCGGCAGAAGGGGCAGACCCCAAGCCGAAGAAGGTTAACAAATCCGCCCTGAAGAAAAAAATCAACGCACAGCTCGAAGGGCTTGATCTGCTGGAGAAGCTGGTGCTCTCCTTCGTACGCAGTGGCCTGTCCACGATTGACAAGTCTGCGGCCAAGACGCTTCAGGGGCATGTGAAGGAGCTCGGGAACTATTATCTGTCCGGGGCCCAGATCGAGCTGCGCCGCTTCGCGAATCTGATGTCCAGCGGCAAGGATCAGGAGCAGAACTATACATATGCGGTGGAGCAGCTGACACGGCTACACGCATTTATCAAGAAGGGCCGGGCGTATCTTCAGGCCCGGAGCGAGGACCCGGAGCTTGCGCTCGATCACGAATCCACTATTGATGAATGGCTGGGCCATGCTTGGCAGCTTAGCGAGCTGAAGGAATATGGTCTGGTGAAGGAGGGGGCGGAGCTGCTGCAGTTATCCTTCTACAGCTACAACGATGCTGCCCGCCAGGAGTTTGTAGACCTTGGCTTTTGGCTGGATCTCTCTGCGGAAGGCGGTGAGATCCGCCGGACCTTTAACTACCGCCCATACAAGGCGGCGAAGCTGATGCGCGAGGAAGACAGCTTCTTCGACATTGCCGTGGTTCCTCAGCTGTACACCTATCCAGGGGACATGAATGCCCGTATCCGGTACGAGTCCATGTCTTCAAGACCGGTGCAGGGTACTGATCTTGAGCGGGCGGCCGCCATGGCTCACCGTTCTTATTCAGAAGTCTTCAAGAAGGTGAAGAACCAGATCAAGAACCCGCTGAGCGACAAGCAGCCGGTCATGCTGCTGCATGCATCATCTCTGGGCGTTACTGAGAACGGCCAGTATGTCCTGACCGACGGGGAAGGAACACGGCTGCTCCTGGAGGATATCCCATCGGTCCCGCAGGGCACAGTAGGGCTGCTGCCATTCCTTCCGGCGGGAGCCCGCGAGGACTGCACGGTTATGGTCATGTTCGAGCATGACCTGGACCAGGGACGTCTGCGTGCCCAGCCGCTTAGTGTTCTTATGGACGAAGAGGTCATTCGACTGCTGTACTGACAGGAGGCGTGTCTATGAGCACAGCGTTACTACAGGAGCTTCATCAGGAGTATAGAAGATTGTACATTGCCGGAAGCGAGCTGGCAGCGGGAGATTTCCGCCTGAACCGGCTGCTTCCGCAGGTTCAGCAGTTCGGTGAGCGGTCACCGGTCTTCAAGAGACTCGGTGAAGGCATTGCAGCGTTGCTTGAACCCGGCAGTCCTGACGGGCCTGCCCCCAGCGTTCTATTGCAGGAGCAGACTCTGCTGCTGGAGTCCGTGCTGTACACCCAAGGGACAACAGCTGTGGAAGGAACCCCAGGCCCTCTGCCCGTGTGGGGCTTCGCGCTTCAGACTGCTCAGCCTTACCGGAAGCTGGCGCCTGTGCTGGAGGCACTCAGCACGACGGGCAGCGGCAGATATGAGATCGTGGTCGATGCCTTCCAGAAAGGCGTCTTCGGGGATCTGCGTCTGCTGCTGCTGGCGGTCTCAGCGCTGAATGATCCGTATTCGGAACTGGCGGACTATGTGAAGGAGCATATTCTTCCTTCGTATGGGCCGGAGATTAGCGGCTACCTGCTGGAGAGCTTCAATCCGGCAGGCGGGCGGAGCGAGGCGCGCAAGCTGGAGGTCATCGCCAAGGCAGGTGCCGCCAGGCATCTGGATACGGTCTTCCAGGCTGCAGAGAGCGGCAGCGATGAGGTCAGGGTTGCTGCTATCGCTTGCTTGGCAG is a window encoding:
- a CDS encoding SWIM zinc finger family protein translates to MPELTSTYVDSLAPNAAAIKNGQGLVRKKSFVELHQSENGELLFGKCAGSGKTPYECSVDFIAPDSPVFRCSCPSRQFPCKHALGLLYAYTEGQTFTPAPVPEDIASKREKAEKREENKVKQAAEGADPKPKKVNKSALKKKINAQLEGLDLLEKLVLSFVRSGLSTIDKSAAKTLQGHVKELGNYYLSGAQIELRRFANLMSSGKDQEQNYTYAVEQLTRLHAFIKKGRAYLQARSEDPELALDHESTIDEWLGHAWQLSELKEYGLVKEGAELLQLSFYSYNDAARQEFVDLGFWLDLSAEGGEIRRTFNYRPYKAAKLMREEDSFFDIAVVPQLYTYPGDMNARIRYESMSSRPVQGTDLERAAAMAHRSYSEVFKKVKNQIKNPLSDKQPVMLLHASSLGVTENGQYVLTDGEGTRLLLEDIPSVPQGTVGLLPFLPAGAREDCTVMVMFEHDLDQGRLRAQPLSVLMDEEVIRLLY